The Coleofasciculus sp. FACHB-T130 genome includes a window with the following:
- a CDS encoding response regulator produces MNTTDANQHTPLILVVDDDKFMRLQLRRAMEQAGYEVAEASDGEEGLAAYTRLHPDIVLLDAMMPVMDGFTCCHLLRTLPEGDSRGEKFGDSPTATGTAEKSRPPRGSRNTPVLMITALEDQESVDQAFEAGAIDYITKPIHWAVLRQRVRRVLQASQATEELRQQTERAQMSEERLRLALEAAHMGTWDWNIHNGKVVFSATAEANFGLPPGSFDGTYQSFLTKIHPQDLELVTQALVRPVEEGADYDIEYRIIWSDGSVHWIASKGQVYYDQTGKPIRVNGINMDITERKHSEQKICEQAALLDIATDAILVQNLDNQILFWNQGAERLYGWKQEEALGNNTAELLHKQISLKLRAAQKTLIEEGEWYGELYQMTKSGREIIVESRWTLVRDEAENPKAILIVNTNITEKKQLERQFLRAQRMESLGTLASGIAHDLNNVLAPILMSVQLLQIKIQDRQSQQLLSILETNAKRGADLVKQVLSFARGMEGERTNLQVGHLIYEIAKIANETFPKSIEIHTHIQTRELWPVSGDATQLHQVLINLCVNARDAMPDGGTLKISADNTVIDENYARMNSGAKVGSHIVISVSDSGVGMPTEMLDRIFEPFFTTKEIGKGTGLGLSTVLGIIKSHGGFLNVYSEVGKGTEFKIYLPAIEGELTSQALKKPSNLLTGNGECILVVDDEASISQVTQASLETYGYKVLTASDGIEAVVLYAQHKTEISVVLLDMMMPSMDGPTTIRTLQKINPQVKIIAVSGLLSNDRVSELARAGVTTVLSKPYTTEELLKALHEIII; encoded by the coding sequence ATGAACACCACCGACGCTAATCAACATACTCCCCTCATCCTCGTTGTAGATGACGACAAATTCATGCGGCTTCAACTTCGCCGAGCGATGGAACAAGCCGGATACGAGGTAGCAGAAGCAAGCGACGGAGAGGAAGGTTTAGCCGCCTACACGCGCCTACACCCAGATATTGTGCTGCTGGATGCCATGATGCCAGTGATGGATGGTTTTACCTGCTGTCATCTATTGCGTACCCTTCCAGAGGGTGATTCTCGTGGAGAGAAGTTTGGCGATTCTCCTACAGCGACGGGAACTGCTGAAAAAAGTCGCCCCCCTAGAGGATCGCGGAACACACCCGTATTGATGATTACGGCTCTTGAAGATCAAGAATCGGTCGATCAAGCATTTGAGGCAGGTGCCATCGATTACATTACCAAGCCGATTCACTGGGCAGTTCTGCGCCAGCGCGTGCGTCGTGTCCTCCAAGCTAGCCAAGCAACAGAGGAATTGCGACAGCAAACTGAGCGGGCACAAATGAGCGAGGAGCGACTAAGGTTAGCCCTAGAAGCTGCCCACATGGGCACCTGGGACTGGAATATCCATAACGGCAAAGTTGTTTTCTCCGCAACCGCAGAAGCGAATTTTGGTCTTCCCCCAGGTTCCTTTGACGGCACCTATCAAAGCTTCCTCACCAAAATCCATCCTCAAGACCTAGAATTAGTCACTCAAGCTTTAGTACGCCCCGTGGAAGAAGGGGCGGACTATGACATCGAATACCGGATTATTTGGTCGGATGGTAGCGTTCATTGGATAGCCAGCAAAGGTCAAGTTTATTACGACCAAACCGGCAAACCCATCCGTGTGAACGGCATCAACATGGACATCACCGAGCGCAAGCACTCGGAACAAAAAATTTGCGAACAAGCGGCTCTACTGGATATCGCCACAGATGCAATTCTGGTTCAAAATCTAGACAACCAAATCTTATTTTGGAACCAAGGTGCGGAACGTCTCTATGGCTGGAAGCAAGAAGAAGCCCTCGGCAATAACACTGCTGAGCTGTTGCATAAGCAAATTTCACTAAAACTTCGAGCCGCCCAAAAAACTCTCATCGAGGAAGGAGAGTGGTATGGGGAGTTGTATCAAATGACCAAATCTGGTCGAGAAATCATTGTTGAAAGTCGCTGGACGCTCGTGCGCGATGAGGCGGAAAACCCAAAAGCAATTCTGATTGTCAACACCAATATAACCGAAAAAAAACAACTAGAAAGGCAGTTTCTCCGCGCTCAGCGTATGGAAAGCTTAGGAACGCTGGCTAGCGGCATTGCCCACGATTTAAACAATGTGCTAGCGCCTATTTTGATGTCAGTTCAACTTCTGCAAATCAAGATCCAGGATCGCCAGAGTCAACAGCTGCTTTCCATCCTCGAAACGAATGCCAAACGTGGAGCTGATTTAGTTAAACAGGTGCTTTCTTTTGCGCGAGGCATGGAAGGCGAACGGACAAATCTCCAAGTCGGGCACCTAATTTACGAGATTGCGAAGATCGCAAATGAAACTTTCCCTAAATCAATCGAGATTCATACGCATATCCAGACAAGAGAGCTGTGGCCTGTTTCTGGCGATGCTACTCAACTACATCAGGTACTGATCAATCTTTGCGTCAATGCTCGTGATGCCATGCCAGATGGCGGGACGTTGAAGATTTCCGCCGACAATACAGTAATTGATGAAAACTATGCCAGGATGAACTCAGGTGCAAAAGTGGGTTCCCATATTGTGATTAGTGTCTCTGATAGTGGAGTGGGAATGCCTACTGAGATGCTTGATAGAATCTTTGAGCCATTTTTCACAACTAAAGAAATTGGCAAAGGTACGGGTCTGGGTCTTTCAACTGTTCTTGGCATCATCAAAAGCCACGGTGGTTTTTTGAATGTATATAGCGAAGTGGGAAAAGGCACAGAATTTAAGATCTACTTGCCAGCAATCGAGGGAGAATTAACATCGCAAGCTCTAAAAAAACCATCTAATCTGTTAACTGGAAACGGCGAGTGTATTCTGGTTGTTGATGACGAAGCTTCAATTTCTCAAGTGACTCAAGCATCTCTAGAAACTTATGGCTATAAAGTTTTAACTGCGAGCGATGGGATTGAGGCAGTCGTACTGTATGCCCAGCATAAAACGGAAATTAGTGTTGTACTCCTCGATATGATGATGCCGTCTATGGACGGGCCAACAACGATTCGCACGCTACAAAAAATTAACCCGCAAGTTAAAATTATTGCGGTTAGCGGACTCTTATCTAACGATAGGGTGAGTGAGCTGGCTCGCGCTGGGGTCACAACCGTTTTGTCAAAACCCTACACTACAGAAGAGTTGTTGAAAGCCTTACATGAGATAATTATCTAA
- a CDS encoding LOG family protein, protein MTITPPSNALESLQSDVADLIHQLPNLKHGKWIQRALSVLVRLAGEEIDRLDWKILSASMQDMERAFQVFYPYRHVRKVTIFGSARLASDSPEYLMAVEFARRVTQLGYMVMTGAGGGIMQAGNEGAGAEKSFGLNIQLPFEQGANPFIEGDPKLIPFKYFFTRKLFFLRESDAIALFPGGFGTQDEALECLTLCQTGRYGPVPMVLIDRPGGDYWSSWDAYVRKHLVEPGLVSHDDPNLYTITDNLDVACEAINRFYRVYHSSRYVEDKFVLRLKSEISDAAVEQLNADFSDILVKGRIEKTQALPQEAVDETLDLPRLVLYFNQRDLGRLYQMISTINQMVTPPPSVAAHPELK, encoded by the coding sequence ATGACCATCACTCCTCCTTCTAATGCCCTTGAGTCACTGCAATCAGACGTAGCCGATCTAATTCACCAGCTACCGAACCTGAAACACGGAAAATGGATACAACGGGCGCTGTCAGTGCTGGTGCGACTGGCTGGGGAGGAAATCGACCGGCTGGACTGGAAAATCTTGAGCGCTTCTATGCAAGATATGGAGCGGGCATTTCAAGTTTTTTATCCTTATCGACACGTCCGCAAAGTAACGATTTTTGGTTCGGCTCGCCTTGCGTCTGATAGTCCCGAATACCTCATGGCGGTTGAGTTTGCTCGCCGTGTCACCCAGCTCGGTTATATGGTGATGACGGGTGCCGGTGGGGGGATTATGCAGGCGGGAAACGAAGGCGCGGGAGCTGAAAAATCGTTTGGTTTGAATATTCAGCTACCTTTTGAGCAGGGAGCAAACCCGTTTATTGAAGGCGACCCCAAGCTGATTCCTTTTAAGTATTTTTTCACCCGGAAGCTGTTTTTCCTGCGAGAAAGCGATGCGATCGCTCTCTTTCCCGGTGGCTTTGGCACGCAGGATGAAGCCTTGGAGTGTTTGACGCTTTGCCAGACGGGAAGATATGGTCCTGTGCCGATGGTCTTAATTGACCGTCCTGGCGGCGATTACTGGTCGTCCTGGGATGCTTATGTTCGCAAGCATTTAGTCGAACCCGGTTTAGTGAGTCATGACGATCCAAACCTGTATACCATTACAGATAACTTAGATGTCGCTTGTGAAGCGATCAATCGCTTTTACCGGGTTTATCACTCCAGCCGTTATGTTGAGGATAAATTTGTTCTGCGTCTTAAGTCGGAAATATCGGATGCAGCGGTTGAACAGCTGAATGCTGATTTCAGCGACATCTTGGTGAAGGGAAGAATTGAAAAAACTCAGGCATTACCCCAAGAAGCAGTCGATGAAACATTGGATTTGCCTCGTCTGGTTTTGTACTTCAACCAACGGGATTTGGGGCGCTTGTACCAGATGATTTCTACGATTAACCAGATGGTAACTCCGCCACCCTCTGTAGCAGCGCATCCAGAGCTTAAGTAA
- a CDS encoding glycosyltransferase yields MKFSIVITTYNRLPLLRRAIESALAQTLPCEVVVADDCSTDGTEEYVRSLGDRVVYYRNPVNSGHSATVNAGVAVATGDWIKPLDDDDYLAPNCVWEMVKAIAQRPQAAICSCQAVQVDVNGEEVTRTKPSGPGKLFYVKQEDIHYGMLMEVVPFGTPVQVAFKKDAFIKSGGWDSALDGNCDDIDSWVKIAQYGDAAFVNQYLTFRTLWPGGCNQKFSLQKRLETNILIKERIYPLVHEKYRSSIPKLEEIKAFLKLHWSLVGLKQGKILMALKMAYPAMFSLAAWISLARVTYSRKINTQAPTVPQEVVTYRTASI; encoded by the coding sequence CTGAAATTTAGCATCGTAATTACAACCTATAATCGTTTACCGCTGCTGCGGCGGGCGATTGAATCAGCGCTCGCGCAAACTTTGCCCTGCGAAGTGGTAGTAGCAGATGACTGTTCCACGGACGGTACCGAAGAATACGTCCGCAGCTTGGGCGATCGCGTAGTTTACTACCGCAACCCAGTCAATAGCGGTCACTCCGCTACCGTAAATGCTGGGGTTGCCGTGGCAACCGGAGACTGGATCAAACCGCTGGATGATGATGACTATCTGGCACCCAACTGTGTCTGGGAAATGGTAAAAGCGATCGCTCAACGTCCTCAAGCAGCGATTTGCTCGTGTCAAGCCGTTCAAGTTGATGTCAACGGTGAAGAAGTTACCCGCACCAAGCCGAGCGGTCCTGGCAAACTATTTTACGTGAAACAAGAGGATATCCACTACGGGATGTTGATGGAAGTGGTTCCTTTTGGGACACCCGTTCAAGTTGCTTTCAAAAAAGATGCCTTTATCAAGTCAGGCGGTTGGGATTCGGCTTTAGATGGTAACTGCGATGACATCGACTCTTGGGTTAAAATTGCCCAATATGGGGATGCCGCATTTGTTAATCAGTACCTTACCTTCCGGACATTATGGCCGGGTGGATGCAATCAGAAGTTTTCACTGCAAAAACGGTTAGAAACCAATATCTTAATCAAGGAAAGAATCTACCCGTTAGTGCATGAAAAATATCGCTCGTCTATTCCGAAACTTGAGGAAATTAAGGCGTTTCTCAAACTGCATTGGAGTTTGGTAGGACTCAAGCAAGGAAAAATCTTAATGGCACTCAAGATGGCATATCCAGCCATGTTTTCGCTTGCCGCTTGGATTTCTTTAGCGAGAGTTACTTATTCCAGAAAAATCAATACTCAGGCTCCTACCGTGCCTCAAGAAGTTGTAACCTACAGAACGGCTTCTATTTAA
- a CDS encoding pentapeptide repeat-containing protein, producing MGNLADFSSQGYQVERELGQNRAGGRVTYLATSLATSTKTQQHVVIKQFQFAQSGATWSDYDAYEQEIQLLRCLNHSSIPQYLDSFETPTGFCLVQEYKPAPCVSTSRHFTPEEIQQIAVSLLQVLVYLQQQNPPIIHRDIKPENILVDEQLKVYLVDFGLARIGGGEVAASSTVKGTLGFMPPEQVFNRQLTQASDLYSLGATLICLLTQTKSTEIGNLVDEAYRIDFKQMVPKLNPQFIRWLEKMTAPNCKNRYPNAVTALEALKPIDVVRRTTIPKILLRPTKQGVLAAVALLTLSFVTLNTVTRLFQEHQITQLRKQHLRQLLKTKQCRGCDLSGANLAGASLNGADLSEAKLIKANLKGAELRNATLNQANLAGVSLSSADLRGASLVEVQSSSGQSSRSDCADFKDANLSQANLSEANLGCASLYNANLSSAELSSADLTGVDLRHGNLRGATLKLVRLNTANLGSASLIDANLSGADLGGANLRNANLSSANLNDAALVGASLYGADLSDANLSHANLSTANLKEVNLSGANLSGANLKDANFSLSQLLGANLIGVNLESADLSFAKLSDTNLSRANLKFANLSYATLTQANLRGANLNQVNLSQANLSQANLEYADLSYANLKHTNLSRANLNQTKLHQTDLTNTRMPDGSIHK from the coding sequence ATGGGTAATTTAGCAGACTTTTCTAGCCAAGGCTATCAAGTAGAACGAGAGCTAGGACAAAATCGCGCTGGGGGTCGAGTCACTTACCTGGCAACGAGTCTGGCAACGAGTACAAAAACCCAGCAGCACGTTGTGATTAAGCAGTTCCAGTTTGCCCAATCCGGTGCTACTTGGTCGGATTATGATGCTTACGAGCAAGAAATTCAACTATTGCGCTGTCTGAATCATTCCAGCATTCCCCAGTACCTCGATTCCTTTGAAACTCCCACTGGCTTTTGCCTGGTTCAAGAATATAAACCGGCTCCCTGTGTCTCTACATCGCGTCACTTTACCCCAGAGGAAATTCAGCAAATTGCTGTTTCCCTATTACAAGTTTTAGTCTACTTACAACAGCAAAATCCCCCAATTATCCATCGAGATATTAAGCCGGAAAATATCTTAGTGGATGAACAATTGAAGGTTTACCTGGTAGATTTTGGCTTGGCTCGCATCGGAGGTGGGGAAGTCGCCGCCAGCAGTACCGTCAAAGGCACGTTGGGATTTATGCCGCCAGAACAGGTGTTCAATCGTCAGCTAACCCAAGCATCTGACTTATATAGTCTCGGCGCGACGCTGATTTGCTTGCTCACCCAAACCAAATCTACGGAAATTGGCAATTTAGTTGATGAAGCTTATCGGATCGATTTTAAGCAGATGGTGCCAAAACTGAATCCACAGTTTATCCGCTGGTTGGAAAAAATGACGGCACCCAACTGTAAAAATCGCTATCCCAATGCGGTCACTGCTCTGGAAGCACTCAAGCCGATTGATGTAGTCCGCCGTACCACAATTCCCAAGATTCTCCTGCGTCCTACAAAACAAGGGGTGCTGGCAGCTGTAGCATTGCTAACCCTAAGTTTTGTCACTCTCAACACCGTGACTCGTCTATTCCAAGAACATCAAATCACGCAGTTGAGAAAACAGCACCTTCGGCAGTTGCTCAAAACAAAACAGTGTCGAGGATGCGATTTAAGCGGTGCCAACTTAGCTGGAGCAAGTCTGAATGGTGCCGACTTAAGCGAAGCCAAGTTGATAAAAGCGAACCTGAAGGGTGCTGAACTCAGAAATGCGACGTTGAATCAGGCAAACCTCGCGGGTGTATCCCTAAGCAGTGCTGACCTGAGAGGAGCCAGTTTAGTTGAAGTGCAGTCAAGTTCGGGTCAATCAAGCCGAAGTGATTGTGCCGATTTTAAAGATGCCAACCTGAGCCAAGCTAACTTAAGTGAAGCCAATCTGGGATGTGCCTCCCTATACAATGCCAACCTGAGCAGTGCTGAACTCAGCAGTGCAGATTTAACAGGAGTTGACCTGAGGCATGGCAATTTGAGAGGAGCAACTCTGAAACTGGTGCGCCTCAACACTGCCAATCTAGGCAGTGCCAGCCTCATAGATGCTAACTTAAGCGGTGCTGACTTAGGGGGTGCTAACTTAAGGAACGCTAACTTAAGTAGTGCCAATCTCAATGATGCAGCTTTAGTGGGTGCAAGCTTATATGGTGCCGACCTCAGTGATGCCAATCTTAGTCATGCCAACCTCAGCACAGCGAATCTGAAGGAGGTCAACCTCAGTGGTGCCAACCTCAGCGGTGCCAATCTCAAAGATGCAAACTTCAGCTTGAGTCAGCTATTGGGTGCCAATTTAATCGGTGTAAACCTAGAGTCGGCTGATTTGAGTTTTGCTAAGCTGAGTGACACCAACCTCAGCCGCGCCAACCTAAAGTTCGCTAATTTGAGTTATGCCACTTTAACGCAGGCCAATCTGAGGGGTGCCAATCTCAACCAAGTGAATCTGAGTCAGGCGAACCTGAGCCAAGCGAACCTGGAGTATGCTGACCTGAGTTACGCTAACTTAAAACACACTAACTTGAGCCGTGCCAACTTGAACCAGACCAAGCTGCACCAGACTGACCTGACAAACACAAGAATGCCCGATGGTAGCATTCACAAGTAA
- a CDS encoding serine/threonine-protein kinase, protein MLLETLPPVSRSDVPSSAFTGSYSGKSAKAYSTLRLPRSDTCRGYRRLTIMSEFPDFSDLGYQIERELGHNPCGGRVTYLASRTNTQQRVVIKQFQFAHSGARWSDYQAYEQEIKVLQQLNSPSIPQYLDSFETPTGFCLVQEYKPAPCVSTSRHFTPEEVKQIAVALLEVLVYLQQQNPPIIHRDIKPENILVDEQLKVYLVDFGLARIGGGEVAASSTVKGTLGFMPPEQVFNRQLTQASDLYSLGATLICLLTQTKSTGIGNLVDEAYRIDFKQMVPHLSRQFVDWLSKMTAPSLKNRFERAADALEALRSIDVRRRVLKPSDIVRYAKAFGTLDRPTKTKILAAGLVLTSLGFATVKDRPSLVKADLVRQLLETNHCDRCDLSYVHLSRADLSNAYLTGANLRDAYLRGANLIGADLTGADLRNAYLAVADLTIVKFRGANLEGADLQDAYLGSADLRGVKLRDANLEAADLEGADLTGADLRGANLKDANLEGVTITGAKLTDTIMPDGSVHR, encoded by the coding sequence TTGCTGTTAGAGACGCTGCCGCCAGTGAGTCGGAGCGATGTCCCATCATCTGCTTTTACAGGCAGCTATAGTGGGAAAAGTGCCAAAGCCTACAGCACGCTGCGCTTACCGCGTAGCGATACTTGTAGGGGTTATCGTCGCCTAACCATCATGAGCGAATTCCCAGATTTTTCCGATTTAGGCTATCAAATCGAAAGAGAGCTAGGGCACAACCCTTGCGGGGGTCGAGTTACTTACCTGGCAAGCCGTACCAATACACAGCAGCGCGTCGTTATCAAGCAATTTCAGTTTGCCCATTCGGGTGCCCGCTGGTCAGACTATCAAGCTTATGAGCAAGAAATTAAGGTGCTACAGCAGCTGAACTCACCCAGCATTCCCCAGTACCTCGATTCCTTTGAAACTCCCACTGGCTTTTGCCTGGTTCAAGAATATAAACCGGCTCCCTGTGTCTCTACATCGCGTCACTTTACCCCAGAGGAAGTCAAGCAAATTGCGGTTGCCCTGTTAGAAGTTTTAGTCTACTTACAACAGCAAAATCCCCCGATTATTCATCGAGATATTAAGCCGGAAAATATCTTAGTGGATGAACAATTGAAGGTTTACCTGGTAGATTTTGGCTTGGCTCGCATCGGAGGTGGGGAAGTCGCCGCCAGCAGTACCGTCAAAGGCACGTTGGGATTTATGCCGCCAGAACAGGTGTTCAATCGTCAGCTAACCCAAGCATCTGACTTATATAGTCTCGGCGCGACGCTGATTTGCTTGCTCACCCAAACCAAATCTACTGGAATTGGCAATTTAGTTGATGAAGCTTATCGGATCGATTTTAAGCAGATGGTGCCGCATCTGAGTCGGCAATTTGTAGACTGGCTCTCAAAAATGACGGCACCCAGCCTCAAAAATCGCTTCGAGCGTGCAGCGGATGCCCTAGAAGCTCTGAGGTCGATTGATGTTCGCCGCCGCGTACTCAAGCCAAGTGATATTGTCCGCTATGCCAAGGCATTCGGAACTCTAGACCGTCCCACAAAAACTAAGATTCTTGCCGCTGGATTAGTGTTAACATCCCTGGGGTTTGCCACGGTCAAAGACAGGCCCAGTTTAGTTAAAGCGGATCTCGTCAGGCAGTTGTTGGAAACTAACCACTGTGACAGATGCGACTTAAGCTATGTTCATCTGAGTCGAGCCGATTTGAGTAACGCCTATCTAACGGGTGCCAACCTTCGGGATGCCTATCTCAGGGGTGCCAACCTCATCGGTGCCGACTTGACGGGTGCCGACCTCAGGAATGCTTACTTGGCAGTTGCCGATTTAACCATTGTTAAGTTCAGGGGTGCCAACCTCGAAGGTGCCGACCTCCAGGATGCTTACTTGGGGAGTGCCGACCTTAGAGGAGTCAAACTCAGGGATGCCAATCTGGAAGCGGCTGACCTTGAAGGTGCCGACTTGACGGGTGCTGACCTCAGGGGAGCGAACCTCAAAGATGCCAACTTAGAGGGTGTCACGATAACCGGAGCCAAGCTGACAGACACCATCATGCCCGATGGCTCGGTTCATCGATAG